One Halichondria panicea chromosome 6, odHalPani1.1, whole genome shotgun sequence genomic window carries:
- the LOC135337627 gene encoding uncharacterized protein LOC135337627: MLYSLMDVKNLSATGLSSWLEEKGVQDSYCEVFEDNEIDGEAFLELTENDIKELVKPLGVVKKLVRLQIGVQLPVSTDLIVSSAVDSSSRVNDSTPQRTQSSVPRRSQSSTPKVSSISTDNFAIPQKWKPTIMAAIKEKSLNPEVRNEIVRDLVTHVYAYLEQPTMVFIGEVAKQLVEKHPFMADSGAAPFGSWRKKMMDRVYNVEKGRKRIASPSDETPPTKRGRPKKVSILASRYPAVSPMDEGNTDSEKALANEMENEHPRRDIVLPLMKKTFHNRRQYILKSTESVVQKVTKFPALKMTAVTEQELELVLSKQNMYSSFVAEWTGKWIPAVIGYCEKLKRKDIKDLLPKGDDDDEERSVIKMLFQLLCVQRKKKEGDLGDFFNEYEMSADPELVASKQGKNAPWIGQFCAEDGVVTFFVFVEQSVFCTVTTLSKAIFIWFSLFYVFNLE, translated from the exons atgCTGTATAGCCTAATGGATGTGAAAAATTTGTCTGCTACTGGTCTTTCATCATGGTTGGAGGAAAAAGGAGTGCAAGATTCATATTGTGAAGTGTTTGAAG ATAATGAAATTGATGGAGAGGCTTTTCTAGAGCTGACAGAGAATGACATTAAGGAGTTGGTTAAGCCACTAGGTGTTGTAAAGAAGCTGGTGAGGCTACAGATAGGCGTACAACTACCTGTCTCTACC GATTTGATTGTCTCATCCGCAGTGGATAGCAGTAGTCGAGTAAATGATTCTACACCCCAGAGGACTCAATCTAGTGTGCCTAGACGTTCTCAATCATCTACCCCAAAAGTGTCTAGTATCTCTACAGACAATTTTGCTATTCCTCAGAAGTGGAAACCAACCATCATGGCTgctattaaagaaaaatcccTTAATCCTGAAGTTCGGAATGAAATCGTAAGAGATCTGGTGACGCATGTATACGCATACCTGGAACAACCAACGATGGTGTTTATTGGAGAGGTCGCCAAACAGCTAGTCGAAAAACACCCATTTATGGCTGACTCTGGAGCAGCACCATTT GGATCTTGGCGGAAAAAAATGATGGATAGAGTCTATAATGTTGAAAAAGGCCGTAAACGCATAGCCTCTCCATCTGACGAAACTCCTCCAACAAAGCGTGGTCGCCCTAAAAAGGTTTCTATTCTAGCATCACGTTACCCGGCTGTGTCACCTATGGACGAAGGAAATACTGACAGTGAAAAAGCACTTGCCAATGAGATGGAGAATGAACATCCTAGAAGAGACATTGTGTTACCTCTtatgaagaaaacatttcacAATCGCAGGCAATACATTTTGAAGAGCACAGAGTCAGTGGTACAGAAGGTTACCAAATTTCCAGCTCTAAAGATGACAGCAGTc ACTGAACAAGAACTAGAGCTCGTATTGTCAAAGCAAAATATGTATTCTTCGTTTGTTGCGGAGTGGACAGGAAAATGGATACCAGCCGTAATTGGCTACTGTGAAAAACTCAAACGAAAGGATATAAAAGACTTGCTGCCAAAAG GTGACGATGACGATGAGGAAAGATCTGTGATTAAAATGTTATTTCAACTTCTCTGTGTGCAACGAAAAAAGAAAGAGGGGGATCTGGGTGATTTTTTCAATGAATATGAG ATGTCTGCAGATCCTGAGCTAGTGGCTTCCAAACAAGGAAAGAATGCTCCCTGGATTGGTCAATTTTGTGCCGAGGATGGTGTTGTCACCTTTTTCGTTTTCGTGGAACAATCTGTGTTTTGCACTGTGACAACCCTATCAAAAGCGATCTTCATATGGTTTTCTCTGTTCTATGTTTTTAATTTAGAATAA
- the LOC135337612 gene encoding uncharacterized protein LOC135337612 isoform X2 — protein MSDYLTIADLGDLYIATFDARIKWRNFLLVLKISSDTIDSIGKEWSNNPDDCYREGLKEWLKGGERSWENVVKALSSPIVGHVHIARTIERDHLQSSNPTDVKSEVDQNRQKIDEYLTVFLNKPLGSGAFGAVFKGSYRGDPCAIKLLHQVAMEIQTNIPATKSEDASDAIDRESDFLKLFQHPNVVQFLSTAKHPKSGGTILVVELMDCNLRSYFSGLDEESLSSECEISLSKDMACGLAYIHSKLIIHRDLCGDNVLLKLTRSLPVAKISDFGMSRLYDPSKLSSTLTAIGHRRGYLPPEAYRLEEEKYDSSLDVFSFGVILTQIVCKLETIKSAKDRSFHVAQIPHTHRLRKLIDSCLQEDMRRRPSAMDIYASLTRDSDPVETAKRESKDTQPVKKAHREQMEHKDAELVRRDAIIQQQRQGPPPRELRPPLTLKWRRGKDLPIKMGFSVQSVVIGDTVYVGGGNADDDRDVCTVMKLEQDQWTKLPEYTARWFTMTSLANRLVLVGGLDTRNNKRTNQFSMFESREWTHPYPPMNIARSSSTAVSFINHIIVAGGDDDKGPTSSVEVLDVASRRWCIAQSLPNPRSSLKSTLIGNTLFLMGGFDHTDWATKTVHHVDLNELIAKALSNLDTLTLWQTLQEVPLVWSAPLSIGRSLLAIGGRDDRVNPSPLIHLYQPDTMRWVKVGDLPTARHSCTCSVLPSGEVLVAGGQTNPYRNIQTVNFLSIS, from the exons atgtctgactatctcacaatagcagatctaggagatctatatatagctacgtttgatgctcgaattaAGTGGCGAAACTTCTTGCTGGTTCTTAAAATATCTTCAGATACAATAGACAGCATTGGTAAAGAATGGAGCAacaatcctgatgactgctatcgtgagggtttgaaagaatggctgaaaggtGGGGAGAGAAGCTGGGAAAATGTTGTCAAAGCTTTGTCCAGTCCTATTGTGGGCCACGTTCACATAGCTAGGACCATCGAGagagatcatctacagtctagcaatcctactgatgtgaagtcagagg ttgACCAAAATCGCCAGAAGATCGATGAATATTTGACCGTTTTCCTAAACAAGCCACTCGGAAgtggtgcatttggagcagtcttcaaaggcagctacagAGGCGATCCTTGTGCTATCAAACTATTACATCAAGTTGCTATGGAGATACAGACAAATATTCCTGCCACCAAAAGTGAAGATGCTAGCGATGCAATTGATCGTGAGAGTGATTTTCTTAAGTTGTTCCAGCACCCAAATGTTGTTCAGTTTTTGTCAACTGccaagcaccccaaatcaggtggtacaatcctcgttgttgaactgatggattgcaatctcagatcctatttctccggccttgatgaagagtccctctctagcgaatgtgaaattagcctatccaaagacatggcttgtggtctggcctacattcacagcaagctgattatccaccgtgacctaTGTGGCGATAACGTCTTGTTGAAACTTACACGATCATTGCCTGTCGCAAAGATTTCTGACTTTGGTatgtcacggctatacgatccctccaagctcagctccaccctcacagccattggtcaccgtAGAGGGTATCTACCTCCCGAGGCCTATCGATTGGAAGAGGAGAAATATGATAGTAGCCTGGATGTGTTTTCTTTTGGGGTGATTTTGACGCAGATTGTTTGCAAGTTGGAGACGATCAAATCAGCCAAggatcgatcattccatgttgcccagatccctcacacacacaggttgaggaagcttatcgacagctgtttgcaagaagacatgaggaggagaccatctgccatgGACATAT ATGCTTCACTGACAAGAGACTCGGACCCAGTGGAGACAGCAAagagggagtcaaaggacactcaaccagtcaagaag gcacacagggaacagatggagcacaaagatgctgagctggtcaggagagacgccatcattcaacaacagagacag ggtccccctcccagagagttgagacctccactcactctgaaatggagaagaggaaaagacttgccaatcaagatgggcttctcagtacagagtgttgttatcggtgacacggtgtatgttggtggaggcaATGCAGATGATGATCgggatgtgtgtacagtgatgaagctcgagcaagatcaatggaccaaactaccagagtacactgcccgGTGGTtcactatgacatcactcgctaatcgactagtgctggtgggaggacttGACACACGAAACAACAAACGAACCAATCAATTTTCTATGTTTGAGTCAAGGGAATGGACTCatccgtacccaccaatgaacattgctcgttcttcctcaacagctgtctccttcatcaaccacatcattgtagctggcgGGGATGATGATAAAGGACCTACCTCCTccgtggaggtgttggacgtggcatcaagaagatggtgcattgctcagtcactacctaacccacgatcatcactgaaatcaactctcataggaaacaccctcttcCTAATGGGAGGGTTCGATCACACTGATTgggcaaccaagacagtgcaccacgtcgacctcaatgaactcattgcgAAGGCCCTTTCTAACCTGGACACActcactctctggcagaccttacaagaagtaccactcgtgtggtcagctcctctcagtattgggaggtcactattagccatTGGTGGACGGGACGACAGAGTCAACCCAAGTCCAttgatccacctctaccagcctgataccatgaggtgggtgaaagtgggagacctgcctactgcacgacacagctgcacatgctcagtacttcctagtggagaggtcttAGTAGCTGGAGGACAGACCAACCCATATCGTAATATTCAAACTGTGAACTTCCTGTCAATAAGTTAA
- the LOC135337641 gene encoding uncharacterized protein LOC135337641 isoform X2 encodes MSDYLTIADLKKVYLVTFDARVKWRNILLVLDVSPATINNVGTKWRDNPDDCYREGLSEWLIGGERSWEDVMGALSSPIVGHVHIARTIERDHVQSTGASHLTTQKFQDGSLTGSSDTVEAMKRESKDTQPLKKGPPPRELRPPLTLKWRRRGKDMPIKMGGSIQSVVIGDTVYVGGGAADNDRDECTVMKLEQDQWTELPEYTTKWFAMTTLANRLVLVGGRDPLTKKKLINLQPFIQGNGLTRTHQ; translated from the exons atgtctgactatctcacaatagcagatcttAAGAAAGTGTACTTAgtcacgtttgatgctcgagtTAAGTGGCGAAACATCTTGCTTGTTCTGGATGTATCCCCGGCTACTATCAACAACGTAGGTACGAAATGGCGTGacaatcctgatgactgctatcgtgagggaCTGTCAGAGTGGCTAATAGGTGGAGAGAGAAGCTGGGAAGATGTGATGGGGGCTTTGTCCAGTCCTATTGTGGGCCATGTTCACATAGCCAGAACCATTGAGAGAGACCATGTACAGTCTACTGGTGCAAGCCATCTCACGACTCAAAAGTTCCAGG ATGGTTCACTGACAGGAAGCTCGGACACAGTAGAGGCAATGAAGAGGGAAtcaaaggacactcaaccacTCAAGAAA ggtccccctcccagagagttgagacctccactcactctgaaatggaggagaagaggaaaagacatgccaattaAGATGGGTGGCTCgatacagagtgttgttatcggtgacacggtgtatgttggtggaggtgcTGCAGACAATGATCGGGATGAGTGTACAGtaatgaagctcgagcaagatcaatggaccgaactaccagagtacactacTAAGTGGTTCGCTATGACaacactcgctaatcgactagtgctggtgggaggacgtGATCCACTAACCAAAAAAAAACTAATAAACTTGCAGCCTTTCATTCAGGGAAATGGACttacccgtacccaccaatga
- the LOC135337142 gene encoding tigger transposable element-derived protein 7-like, whose protein sequence is MATKATSVNGKRKRVVLTLTQKLEVLSLLDKSVSYSIICCKFNIGRSTVGDIKRNKEKILQFRKDTVEMGMRHELKSMKLVSIEKLCPDQIFNCDETGLYFRLLPEKTLAASFEKSAKGRKKSKDRVTLNVCSNASGSIKLKLHLIGKSIKPRCFKSLNVDSLPVRYSGQKSAWMTAVLFLDWFHEAFVPYVCQELIKLGLEPRAVLTLDNCSAHPHSDLLVSTCGKITAIYLPPNVTSLIQPMDQGVMEALKLRYKKKLLRKLLIEDDRGISVVEFLKGVDMKKVSYLVAEAWDEIDPSTLRKSWRKILPLSGITQKEILSITASHSHQSTVVSRILGPLFEEANLNDDFFTLKSVAVPETKTYSYGYSQGIRFRPKFVPTLSTITSEEQSSEQEFQGVLKQIRYQLSETEIRTWLDSDLNDPGIQMLTDSQICDSVLDDPHTDSEDEDEDEQPVISHSEAAFMFEQCLTWLEHQPEVNTYNTTCVRQLQTLAAEKRLSTIKQSEITTFFGPCT, encoded by the exons ATGGCTACTAAGGCTACTAGTGTGAATGGAAAGAGAAAGAGAGTTGTGCTTACATTGACACAAAAGTTAGAAGTGCTGAGTTTGTTGGACAAATCAGTTTCTTACTCAATTATCTGCTGCAAGTTTAACATTGGGCGTAGTACTGTGGGTGACATCAAAAGGAACAAAGAGAAAATTCTCCAATTCAGGAAAGATACAGTAGAAATGGGTATGAGACATGAACTGAAATCAATGAAGCTTG TTTCAATAGAGAAGCTCTGCCCTGACCAAATATTTAACTGCGATGAGACTGGTCTATACTTCCGTCTTCTACCAGAGAAGACACTTGCTGCATCGTTTGAGAAGTCTGCCAAAGGACGAAAAAAATCAAAAGATCGAGTTACATTGAATGTATGCTCCAATGCTTCGGGGTCCATTAAGCTGAAACTACACTTGATTGGTAAATCTATCAAACCAAGATGTTTCAAGTCTCTTAATGTGGATTCCTTACCTGTTAGGTACTCAGGACAGAAAAGTGCATGGATGACGGCTGTTCTCTTTCTCGATTGGTTTCACGAGGCATTTGTTCCTTATGTTTGTCAAGAACTGATCAAGCTTGGTTTAGAGCCCCGAGCAGTACTTACTTTGGACAACTGTTCGGCCCACCCACACTCCGACCTGTTAGTCAGTACATGCGGGAAGATAACAGCAATATATTTGCCCCCTAACGTTACATCCTTAATCCAACCAATGGACCAGGGGGTAATGGAAGCTCTGAAGTTACGGTACAAGAAAAAGCTCCTTCGCAAACTCCTAATTGAAGATGATAGAGGGATTTCAGTGGTCGAGTTCCTTAAAGGTGTAGATATGAAAAAAGTTTCATATCTTGTTGCTGAAGCGTGGGATGAGATAGATCCCAGTACATTGAGAAAATCTTGGCGAAAAATATTGCCTCTTAGTGGGATCACCCAAAAAGAGATTCTCTCCATAACAGCTTCCCATTCTCATCAATCTACTGTTGTATCAAGAATTCTTGGCCCCTTATTTGAGGAGGCCAACCTGAATGACGATTTTTTTACGCTCAAATCAGTTGCTGTACCTGAAACGAAGACATACAGCTATGGTTACTCTCAAGGCATTCGTTTTAGACCCAAATTTGTTCCCACTCTATCAACTATAACCAGTGAGGAGCAGTCCTCCGAGCAAGAATTTCAAGGAGTACTAAAACAAATTAGGTATCAGCTAAGTGAAACTGAAATTCGAACTTGGCTTGACAGTGACTTGAATGACCCGGGAATTCAGATGTTGACAGACTCACAGATATGTGATTCTGTGTTGGACGATCCTCACACTGATAGTGAAGATGAAGATGAAGATGAACAACCAGTTATCTCTCACAGCGAAGCCGCATTCATGTTCGAGCAATGTTTGACCTGGTTGGAGCATCAACCAGAGGTCAATACGTATAACACAACGTGTGTTCGACAGCTACAAACTTTAGCAGCTGAAAAGAGACTAAGCACGATAAAGCAATCTGAAATAACGACGTTTTTTGGACCATGTACATAG
- the LOC135337641 gene encoding uncharacterized protein LOC135337641 isoform X1: MKNEDAVGLSIILSKMSDYLTIADLKKVYLVTFDARVKWRNILLVLDVSPATINNVGTKWRDNPDDCYREGLSEWLIGGERSWEDVMGALSSPIVGHVHIARTIERDHVQSTGASHLTTQKFQDGSLTGSSDTVEAMKRESKDTQPLKKGPPPRELRPPLTLKWRRRGKDMPIKMGGSIQSVVIGDTVYVGGGAADNDRDECTVMKLEQDQWTELPEYTTKWFAMTTLANRLVLVGGRDPLTKKKLINLQPFIQGNGLTRTHQ; encoded by the exons ATGAAGAATGAAGATGCTGTAGGGCTCTCGATTATATTATCA AAaatgtctgactatctcacaatagcagatcttAAGAAAGTGTACTTAgtcacgtttgatgctcgagtTAAGTGGCGAAACATCTTGCTTGTTCTGGATGTATCCCCGGCTACTATCAACAACGTAGGTACGAAATGGCGTGacaatcctgatgactgctatcgtgagggaCTGTCAGAGTGGCTAATAGGTGGAGAGAGAAGCTGGGAAGATGTGATGGGGGCTTTGTCCAGTCCTATTGTGGGCCATGTTCACATAGCCAGAACCATTGAGAGAGACCATGTACAGTCTACTGGTGCAAGCCATCTCACGACTCAAAAGTTCCAGG ATGGTTCACTGACAGGAAGCTCGGACACAGTAGAGGCAATGAAGAGGGAAtcaaaggacactcaaccacTCAAGAAA ggtccccctcccagagagttgagacctccactcactctgaaatggaggagaagaggaaaagacatgccaattaAGATGGGTGGCTCgatacagagtgttgttatcggtgacacggtgtatgttggtggaggtgcTGCAGACAATGATCGGGATGAGTGTACAGtaatgaagctcgagcaagatcaatggaccgaactaccagagtacactacTAAGTGGTTCGCTATGACaacactcgctaatcgactagtgctggtgggaggacgtGATCCACTAACCAAAAAAAAACTAATAAACTTGCAGCCTTTCATTCAGGGAAATGGACttacccgtacccaccaatga
- the LOC135337646 gene encoding uncharacterized protein LOC135337646 isoform X3, giving the protein MLEKQGDCRVLSVCFARARFTEIDVQKLHKDLEEDPPVIPGDVSGEHVSRLEVALEVARVLRERDEYKEKYLSLLEQISSRAPPLTV; this is encoded by the exons ATGCTGGAAAA ACAAGGCGACTGTCGAGTCCTCAGCGTCTGCTTTGCAAGAGCCCGATTCACCGAGATCGATGTTCAAAAGTTACATAAGGACCTTGAGGAGGATCCTCCAGTGATACCGGGGGATGTTAGCGGAGAGCATGTGTCGAGGCTGGAGGTGGCGCTGGAGGTGGCCCGTGTGCTGAGGGAGAGAGATGAGTACAAAGAGAAGTACCTCtcactattggagcagattaG ttcccgagccccacccctcactgtctga
- the LOC135337612 gene encoding uncharacterized protein LOC135337612 isoform X1, which yields MSDYLTIADLGDLYIATFDARIKWRNFLLVLKISSDTIDSIGKEWSNNPDDCYREGLKEWLKGGERSWENVVKALSSPIVGHVHIARTIERDHLQSSNPTDVKSEVDQNRQKIDEYLTVFLNKPLGSGAFGAVFKGSYRGDPCAIKLLHQVAMEIQTNIPATKSEDASDAIDRESDFLKLFQHPNVVQFLSTAKHPKSGGTILVVELMDCNLRSYFSGLDEESLSSECEISLSKDMACGLAYIHSKLIIHRDLCGDNVLLKLTRSLPVAKISDFGMSRLYDPSKLSSTLTAIGHRRGYLPPEAYRLEEEKYDSSLDVFSFGVILTQIVCKLETIKSAKDRSFHVAQIPHTHRLRKLIDSCLQEDMRRRPSAMDIYFILDASLTRDSDPVETAKRESKDTQPVKKAHREQMEHKDAELVRRDAIIQQQRQGPPPRELRPPLTLKWRRGKDLPIKMGFSVQSVVIGDTVYVGGGNADDDRDVCTVMKLEQDQWTKLPEYTARWFTMTSLANRLVLVGGLDTRNNKRTNQFSMFESREWTHPYPPMNIARSSSTAVSFINHIIVAGGDDDKGPTSSVEVLDVASRRWCIAQSLPNPRSSLKSTLIGNTLFLMGGFDHTDWATKTVHHVDLNELIAKALSNLDTLTLWQTLQEVPLVWSAPLSIGRSLLAIGGRDDRVNPSPLIHLYQPDTMRWVKVGDLPTARHSCTCSVLPSGEVLVAGGQTNPYRNIQTVNFLSIS from the exons atgtctgactatctcacaatagcagatctaggagatctatatatagctacgtttgatgctcgaattaAGTGGCGAAACTTCTTGCTGGTTCTTAAAATATCTTCAGATACAATAGACAGCATTGGTAAAGAATGGAGCAacaatcctgatgactgctatcgtgagggtttgaaagaatggctgaaaggtGGGGAGAGAAGCTGGGAAAATGTTGTCAAAGCTTTGTCCAGTCCTATTGTGGGCCACGTTCACATAGCTAGGACCATCGAGagagatcatctacagtctagcaatcctactgatgtgaagtcagagg ttgACCAAAATCGCCAGAAGATCGATGAATATTTGACCGTTTTCCTAAACAAGCCACTCGGAAgtggtgcatttggagcagtcttcaaaggcagctacagAGGCGATCCTTGTGCTATCAAACTATTACATCAAGTTGCTATGGAGATACAGACAAATATTCCTGCCACCAAAAGTGAAGATGCTAGCGATGCAATTGATCGTGAGAGTGATTTTCTTAAGTTGTTCCAGCACCCAAATGTTGTTCAGTTTTTGTCAACTGccaagcaccccaaatcaggtggtacaatcctcgttgttgaactgatggattgcaatctcagatcctatttctccggccttgatgaagagtccctctctagcgaatgtgaaattagcctatccaaagacatggcttgtggtctggcctacattcacagcaagctgattatccaccgtgacctaTGTGGCGATAACGTCTTGTTGAAACTTACACGATCATTGCCTGTCGCAAAGATTTCTGACTTTGGTatgtcacggctatacgatccctccaagctcagctccaccctcacagccattggtcaccgtAGAGGGTATCTACCTCCCGAGGCCTATCGATTGGAAGAGGAGAAATATGATAGTAGCCTGGATGTGTTTTCTTTTGGGGTGATTTTGACGCAGATTGTTTGCAAGTTGGAGACGATCAAATCAGCCAAggatcgatcattccatgttgcccagatccctcacacacacaggttgaggaagcttatcgacagctgtttgcaagaagacatgaggaggagaccatctgccatgGACATAT ATTTTATTTTAGATGCTTCACTGACAAGAGACTCGGACCCAGTGGAGACAGCAAagagggagtcaaaggacactcaaccagtcaagaag gcacacagggaacagatggagcacaaagatgctgagctggtcaggagagacgccatcattcaacaacagagacag ggtccccctcccagagagttgagacctccactcactctgaaatggagaagaggaaaagacttgccaatcaagatgggcttctcagtacagagtgttgttatcggtgacacggtgtatgttggtggaggcaATGCAGATGATGATCgggatgtgtgtacagtgatgaagctcgagcaagatcaatggaccaaactaccagagtacactgcccgGTGGTtcactatgacatcactcgctaatcgactagtgctggtgggaggacttGACACACGAAACAACAAACGAACCAATCAATTTTCTATGTTTGAGTCAAGGGAATGGACTCatccgtacccaccaatgaacattgctcgttcttcctcaacagctgtctccttcatcaaccacatcattgtagctggcgGGGATGATGATAAAGGACCTACCTCCTccgtggaggtgttggacgtggcatcaagaagatggtgcattgctcagtcactacctaacccacgatcatcactgaaatcaactctcataggaaacaccctcttcCTAATGGGAGGGTTCGATCACACTGATTgggcaaccaagacagtgcaccacgtcgacctcaatgaactcattgcgAAGGCCCTTTCTAACCTGGACACActcactctctggcagaccttacaagaagtaccactcgtgtggtcagctcctctcagtattgggaggtcactattagccatTGGTGGACGGGACGACAGAGTCAACCCAAGTCCAttgatccacctctaccagcctgataccatgaggtgggtgaaagtgggagacctgcctactgcacgacacagctgcacatgctcagtacttcctagtggagaggtcttAGTAGCTGGAGGACAGACCAACCCATATCGTAATATTCAAACTGTGAACTTCCTGTCAATAAGTTAA